The DNA segment TTGTTTCAGAACTGTACGCGAAGGAGGCAGCTTAATGGAGCAGAAAGAACGCTGCATTAATTCCTTGGGGAGCTCTGGAAGcaattggctgtgtgaccttaggcagatGAATTtacctctctggtcctcagtctCGTTATTGGCAAAGTGATTTCTACTTCATAAGGTTGGGCTGAAGATTCATCTAGATGACGCACATGAAGCAGTTAGCGCAGCGCTTGGCGCATcataaatactcaataaacatgCGCCCGCCATCACGATGGTAGAAATAGTGTTGCCATTAGCAACTGAGACCTCGGTGCAGGTTTTCTTCTTGGTGGAGGGTCTAAGAACTAGATGGAATGTGAGTGGAGGCGAGTGGGGAGAGAATGTTCTTTCCCTAGCCTACTGGCAACCATCCCAAACTACACCTGCCTGAGGCCAGCTCAGGAAATGTGGAACAGTTTTCATCATTTACTCATCCTGGGCAGACAGGGTGTTCTCCACTTGGCCTTGGGCTGAGTGTGTGGGCACACGCCTgtgtacacacactcacacacgctcTCAGCGTGAGGAGCAAATAAGGCCAATAGCACGGGTGTCCCAGAGTTGCCTTGGAAatacctttttaagaaaaaaaggaaggcaccCAGACTTCAAGGACAGCTAATTGCACACGTACTTATATTTTGAGCTTTCTTCGTGTGAATTCGGGGGCGAGGTGACTCATGTCCACCGTTCAGGGACCCAGTAGTGCTCTCAGCTCCTGGGCTTCAGGGGTCTTAGGAGTAATCCAGCCCAATTAGTGCATTTCAGGGAAAATGAAACTCAGGCCAAGGGCCTTGCTGGACAAGACATACCCATGGGGCCAGGATCAACCCTTTGTGCTCTGATGGCAGAGTGCTCTCGTTCCTCTCTGACAGAGGTATGGTCTCCAGGAATGAGCATCCGGCCAGAAACTGTCATCTTACCAGGAGGAAGGGGGCAGTAGGGAAGGACCATGCATTGTCCTCAGTGAGCCCCTCTGAGGTTTCAAGTCCGCTTCCCAATTACGAGGCCTTTGGAAGGAAACAAGGTATCATCTCCCGCCCTCCACTCACCGGCACCCCCAAGGGTCCCCTCTGGCTGAGACGTCTCCCTCCAGCAGAAGCCTCCTCTGTGTCCCAGAGCAGCCTTTCTGACAACCGGCACTGTCAGGGCGGGCGGGAAAGGTGGAGTTATTGTCAAGGACCGTTGCATTTATGGGGCATCTTATCTTTATGACAAAAACTCAGACAGGAATTGAAATGCAATAAACCGGGAAAGCAACACCCGTACAGAGTTGGTTCTGTAGCATGAGACCGTGCATCTGCTGGGCAGTGGGGTCTGCTGTTTGGGGGGTGGGCGCCGTTAGTCCTTGTAACCCCGAGATTCTCTGTTAAGCCAGAGCCCAATGACCCGGGGCTGGGAAACCTGGTGGGGCTGCTGAGAGCAATTCCTAGATTCCCCTGCatcctctccccgcctccccaacTCTGCCAACTAAACGTGGGACCCCCGGCCACCCCAGAACCGCTCCCGCACACAAATTCTCCCCCTCCATCCCTGGGGGCGATCACGGGGACACCGAAGCCACCGGGCCCTTTGTTGAGATGGATGGGCATGGGGTGGGCAGCCCAGGAGGACTTCCCGTGGGCTCCGACTTCCCACGAGGAAAAATGTGTGACGGCCACAAATCCGAACAAACTGCCCCAAACGCCAAAGACCAGACAAAGCGAGAAAATCCAACCAGGCACGTAAACTGCAAAAAAAGGGGGTCTTGGTTCTATTTGTTTTTGCAATAACCTCATCAAGGCATCTGAAGGAAAACCGGGAGCATTAGCGTCCGAGGAACAGGAGGCCCCTTGTGGCCAAGTGGTAtgggcctcctcccccaccccaaacagaCAGAAGTCTATCATCCAGGCACGTAGTTCCTGACCCAACACAGCCCTCCGGCTTTGGCTTGCAAGTCCAGCTGGCATTTAATCCCCCGAGGGAACCAGCCTTAGTTCGTAGTCCCTGACCCCGTTCGCCGTGAGCCTGATGGGGCCCAAGAGTCCGCAGGCGCCGCCTGCCCGGAGTGCACTCAGGCGATGGAAGCGATCTCGCTGTGTTTCTGTTCTCTGCAGAAAAGCGCCCCGTGGGGAGGCCAGCAGCTGCCCCGGCTGCTCCGGTGACAGCAGAAGAGGGAGGGCATCAGCAGGGCCAAGGTGATAATGACGGTGAGCACCCACCGGAGGATGCCCGGGTAGAAGAAGGGCAGGATGAGGGCGACGAGCAAGGCCAGTAGGAGCAGGTGTGCCGCCAGGCGCCGGGCCGCCACGCGGTTAACACTTGCCGCgtcctgcccttcctctgccaccCGGCCGGGGTGCCTGGCCGTCGAGGTGGCGGAATCCGCCAGTCCCTGAGGACAGAGCCGCACCTCCGGCCAGACCAGCCGCCCTGCCACGGCCTCCTGGTCACGCAGGCTGCAGATGAGGCCCCCAGGGACGGTGGTGGCCTGGCGGCACAGTGGGCAGGTGACGGACCAGGCATCGTTCTGGATACACAACAGGAGCTTCAGGCAGACAGCACAGAAGGGGTGCTGGCAGGCCAGCAGCTTGGGTGGCCGGGCACAGCTGTAGGGCTCCCGGCACACCAGACACTCGAGGTCGCCATCCGTGGAGCCAAGATAAGCCCTAGCAGGGCCTGTGGCCTCCGTGGCGGTGGCTCCTGTGGAGACGCGCTGGGGCTTGGCGCAGGCCATTCTGGGCACGGAGTCAGCGGGACGTGGCAGCTGGGGGCCTGGGCATTGACCGGGGGGGTCAGCCAGCGCCGCTGGGACCTGGCTGCCGTCTGACCTCAGGCTGGACGTCCCCTTGTCCTTCTCGGCAGGCGCCTGGTGACAGCAGCCGTCTGGCACCCCTCTCCCGGGGCTGCTCAGGTTGTGTCTCGTCTTACGTCTTCTCtctagttattattatttctcttcttgaaaCCTAGGGTTAATCAGTAACTTGTGGGTCTGGAGACTTTGAATTGCCAAAGGGGGCAGGGCCCGCGCCGTGAATCAGGACTTTCCTGTTGAGGTCAGGAAACCTCAGATGCCAGAGGAGTACCAGCAACATGGTggctcatgagccttgagatgcATTCGaatcctccccatcccccccgccTCTGgagactttaaaaatacagatctcCAGGCCCCAGATTCATCCGGCAGGTCAGTAGGGGAATCTAAGAATCTTCAGGCACCGTTAACAGGCGTCTCGTCATGATGGTGATGAAGGTGGACTGGGGAACCCACTTGGAGAAACACCACCACGGCCCGGTTTCAGAGGACACCCTCCAGCTGTCAGGATCAGTGGAAAACAGTTTGTGCCTTGTGCACATTTGCAAACAAGTGGCCTCTGAAGAAGAGAGAAGTGAAGGGAACAGAATTCTgagtgggtggtgggtggtggggggcagggagaaagccCAGCTCAACGCAGAAAAACCAGAACCCGAGCAGctcatgggtatttatttatttatttatttatttttaaatgtttatttgtgtgtgtgtgagagagagagcacaagctggggagaaagagacgcagaatccaaagcaggctccaggctccgagctgtcagcacagagcccgacgcggggcttgaactcacgaaccgcgagatcacaacctgagctgaagtcggacgctttaatcgactgagccacccaggtgcccccaactcaTGGGGCTTTAGCACCTGCTGCTGGAGCCAGCTCCTTTTTAGTCACAGCAGCTGTGTTAACAGCTACGGATTCATGAGCATCAAACTCGTGGCCTGCTTTGTTGCCACACGACTGACGGCAGGTGCCATTTGTTGTTAGACACGTGCATACCCAGTAGTAGTTAAGAACAGCCGCCATTTATTTGGGATCACTTTGAACCAAGCCGTCATCCGGGGGATCTTCCTGCGCAATTTCCTGGCATCCTGGCACAGCCTGTGAGGGGGCCCACTGTGAGGCCTGGAAGCAAAGACGGGGTGTGGTCAGGGCAGGCCTGCTGGCAGCTTTCCAAGTGGACTCCCATGGGGCCAGGGCCTTGTGGAATCTACCAGTACCCAAGGTCGGTTTCCTAACCTCGCGGGTCCGGGAGCTCAATCTCGTCAGCTCGTGCAGAGGCCACTGGCCTCCGGGCAGCCGACTCCACCCACCGGGACGCCTGTGGGACCGAGCGATGTGAGCCGCATGGCAGTTGAGAAAACATGATCCCACTACTTTGCCCTGAACATCAGAGGGCGAGGTGACACAATCCAGTCCTCAGAAAAATGCATCACGTTGGCCTCACCGACTCCAGAAGGACGCACTGACTGGTCCTTTACCGCTCATGGTACCTGTTGAGGTCCACACAGAGTCTAGCTCTTCGGATTCAGCTCTTTCCTCCACCCCAAGGGGCAGGCACTGCCTTCCTGCTTCACCCcatccaccccgccccccaccccccaggcctctctgtctctgaaatccAATCATCCGAATCCCAACTTTGCCAGGGTGTTTCTTCTTGGCCTTCAGTTTGACGATGGGttgttccctcttccctttctgttcCCTCACCGCTCCTGACCACTGTCATTCTGTATGGTTCCCATTCGGTGCAAGGGGGCAGGTGATGGGCTTCAGAGCAGACCGATCAGCATTTTCCACTCTGTTGGCTGCGGCAATTGCTTCAGACACGGGCAGGTGACCTAAACCAAGCCGATGAGATTCAACTCTGGCAATTCTGCTGAGAAGTTTCTCTTACCGCTGGGTTTCCAAGCCGAAGGATGGAACTTTGGGGCTGCTAGGACCACAGTGTGCAGAGAACCTGCCTCAGAGTAAGGCCAGCACAAcagaaagaggagcagagagtcAGAAAGAGCCCTGATGACATAGTTGGAATGCCTGGATCCAGCCGTACCTGCGGCGAGAGCTCTATCTTTGGGTTTTCTCGTTATATTGACATACAAAATCCACCCCGATTTGTATTCTTAAGCCAGCTCAAGTTGGATTCCTGTCCCTTGCATGAGAAAGGCTTCTGAGTAACACagcagaagatgaagaaaaggagcCTTTACTTGCTGCCTGACACAGGGTCAAGCATCGACAAGACAGTCAGCCTGTTCATGGCCAAAAGGGAACTAATGCTGCTAATGTGCTACGATGCCCAAAGGGACTCTGTGTCTTTTTGATGCTTTCACTTGAATCCTATAATACTCCGTTCTATTTGCTAGACTAGCAGGGGTTGGGgacaagaggaggaaaaattTGTCGAGCTGCATtcatttataatgagaaatagaaaatcaggtGGACAACACAGTGATGTCAGCTTGGCCAGAGCCCCGCTCTCTCTGCTAGCCAGCTCTGTGGAAAGCCAAATAATCAGGAAGTTAGCTGGATGAACTTGACATCAGACCAAGGAAAGCTATTTAGGGCTAGTGTCTAAAGAATAACCTTTTGATATTGTTGGGCGGCCACcattaggaaaatatattgcTTATAAGAGCCCAAGTATTATAGAAGAGTATACGTTAGAACATAAAAGCTCCTTTGActaccgcccccgccccctctgcAAGGatgacagctttttaaaaaaatttttttacatttatttattttaatgtttatttatttttgagagagagagagacagaatgcgagtgggttaggggcagagagagagggagacacagaatccaaagcaggctccaggctctgagccatcagcacagagcctgacatggggctcgaactcacgagctgtgagatcatgacccgagccgaagtcggacgctcaaccgactgagccacccaggcgcccgtacgtttatttatttttgagagacagagtgagacaaagtcaGAGTGGGGGagacggcagagagagagggagacacaggattggaagcaggctccaggctccgagctgtcagcacagagcccgacacggggcttgaacccacagactgtgagattatgacctgagccgaagttggatgctaagccgactgagccacccaggcaccccaggatgacAGCTTTTAACACACATTTCGTTCATTCATGTTTCTCACATCCTGCCATTGTGGCTTAGGAAacactttgtttctgtttttttgagagagagagagagagagagagagagagagagagagagagagaaagcagggcagagggagagagagaaaaatcttaaccAGAGCTCTATCCTTTgacctcgggatcatgacctgagctgaaatcaagagtcggatgctcaacctactgagccacccaggcaccccaactttgtTTCTTAAAGGCGCCTTGGCACTTTATAGTTGGACATCCAGCTCCTGTCACtttatgagctgtgtgaccctagGCAAGTCCTTTCAACTTCACTGGGGCTCAGTTTTTAATTTGATTGAATGGAGACAGTCACACTGTAGGGAATTGTAGGAGACTGCTTGAGCCCCCTGCCTCCGTCAAACCCTGCTCAGGGGAGACCCAGTAATGCATTCACCTTGCTTTAGTCGCCAACTGTAATGTCACGGATCTCTCCCAGAGACATGGAGATGAGATGCCCGGGTGGTCTGTTGAGCCAGGAGAAGTGAGTGTGTGCACTCGCCTGAGAGGAGCCTGAAGCAGATCTAACTCAGGGGATGTACAGAATGTCTCTGGAGACTCAGCCTGCGGAATTCAGCCAGGATTCCTTCTCACGCTGTTCTGTGTTCTGTTTATGCTTGCTGTGCTATTAGACTTTGAAAACCCAGAGTCCTTCCAAATcttcaagtaaaatatattttgtaactgCTGTACCAATCTGAACTCATTAATTCTTCATGAAActgtgttttcctctttgaaatgtttcttttgtcCTATGGGTTCACGCaatgtctcccccccccccctccacccc comes from the Acinonyx jubatus isolate Ajub_Pintada_27869175 chromosome C1, VMU_Ajub_asm_v1.0, whole genome shotgun sequence genome and includes:
- the RNF186 gene encoding E3 ubiquitin-protein ligase RNF186, whose protein sequence is MACAKPQRVSTGATATEATGPARAYLGSTDGDLECLVCREPYSCARPPKLLACQHPFCAVCLKLLLCIQNDAWSVTCPLCRQATTVPGGLICSLRDQEAVAGRLVWPEVRLCPQGLADSATSTARHPGRVAEEGQDAASVNRVAARRLAAHLLLLALLVALILPFFYPGILRWVLTVIITLALLMPSLFCCHRSSRGSCWPPHGALFCREQKHSEIASIA